The nucleotide window tacactattgtgtttcgcaaaatgttctatgggacgtctctactgaacgttttcgtttttcctacaattagaagttgccagtattaaacacattggtgttatcaaatgtaaaacatataattaataaatgggtgaaaatcgcttgtgtccataatgcgcagcattaatatatacccacatgacagctcattgatactttgtaattctactccactacaattcagaggttaacctgataTTTTTattccactacacttatttgagttactttgcagattctgattaatgatgtgaaatataaacaacccttaaatcagactttagttacacctgagtaaaattcagggaaggtgattgtcaagtgccaacaatcaggagagatatttgatagttggtgcttgagaagactaaacatgtatctgcaattgacatgaatggaaacgaataataaagtatattaattactcgttattctctactaatagttaattaaagactatatattatggctattttgcacatccctttcaagatttcaagattttaaaggtttattgacatatcatatacacaactacggtgtagttatgcaatgaatgaaaaacttgggtcacaggttcctcaacagtgcattacaagacatctatcaatatgtgtgtacctccaccattaaactgtcatattctgcacatttcttattctatctacatacataagagtataatccatatgtataatatcagttaaaataagttcttcaacatagttaacattgcatgaaagcaatatattagacgttaagtactttgtcaggcttaatatttatctgtagatagatacccccaacgtttttttcttatttaaaagaagaccttaatctgttatttaatgtttaaataaaggttaattcgtttttctgttttgcacctcctcctattcatatctttgtacatcctgcactaaactgttttattgatgagatcacttatagtatcttcttgattttttatattctatatttctatcacagaccttctactttcccctatgaaagtatatgtactcttaatatttttttaatcaaatataacacataaaaacaataattcaataacgtgcttttaccactaggcggtgcacacaaggtacacacagacacttgtatgtacaacatctgaagatgtgtagttttattcatgctttcacataattttacagcatattgctatactatttcagactcagtatttacattcaaaattcaatccaattcaaatcagtaatatcttatatatatcagctgtgcaccgttatggtgtaaatataacctatctatgaattagatcaaatgtaaaaggcagccgaattagtgttgatactgcaaggagacgtattgtgtgaagagaaattgaagatgttttttaattgttgatatatttatgatccacgtcaagtattcagtttcggcggcatttcttcagtttttccaaaggtcttctcatcagggctctctaaataaagaactacggcagatctgtaatatttaatgcagccgaaccgtttattacaatgccgttatgtgatgactttcaaagagaaaagcaagagcactcggaattaagtattattttattcttttaaaatgttttccagatttcatataatataaacaccaaatcccagcatgcattgcggctaaaacatccaatcagcgtagctgaggatcttgggtaatcgctcgaaatgcctacgtctgtttccggttatttttattttgaaattcagttcctgacggacgccaaaaaagaccgagattatggaattaaactaataaataaaagcaaggataattgtgtgttattggtgagtaaataacagtgtgttattttgaaaagaataacaaattagaaggaacaaattatttaaaaaatacaaggctctgagccccatttatttccctcacagacggcaacactaaaggtctaaaataaagacctaaattaatatttgggatgttcttgcctttagattctcccaataaatccaagtacagagggtgactctgctgtgaaaaaacacatttccaccaaaaaaacgttagcattcaggggtacacattcatgaagtaatcttcgtcataactagaaaactaaacatcatgtacatgtactgcacaaataatcagaaataaaaactcattactcgcataaaatgacatcaaaacgcattttaatggccaaatgaaccttaaaataggcattttccaccgagaataacacgaaggtcggctatcgttgttgatcacgtggtctatgaaggtctatgggacgccctgcccgtagaagcctgacggtcaaggggtccgctgtctgcaatgaaggtctatgggacgccctgcccgtagaagcccgacggtcaaggggtccgctgtccgcaatgaaggtctatgggacgccctgcccgtagaagcccgacggtcaaggggtaccctgtacgtaatatagcgacggggaggggccctgaccgtccgtcaatatgtgacgggatgggagtgagaacgtgttgtgcGCACACACAACACGTTCTCACGTTCAACACGTTCTCACGTTCtcacaacacgttctcactcccccacacacacacacacacacacacacacacacacacacacacacacacacacacacacacacacacacacacacacacacacacacacacacacacacacacacacacacacacacacacaataatgtATTGTACTGCTGTCTGCTTCTATAGTTAATTGATCATTTAGTTATGTATGTTAAATGTTGCCCAAATGACTAAAAAAGCATATATTCACATATTAACAAGTTAAAGATCCTCTAATcctatatttttttaatgtttgtaaaatgtgtcTTCTGACCGTGATGGAGGTCCTCACACAAATGAATCCTGTTTTAGTGACAGTGTGGTCAAGTTGAAGGCTGAACTGATTTTAGGAATGGTTATTTTGTTATCTCCAAGGGTGCAGAGGTAAGTGTTACGGTGAGtgaagcaagcaggacccaaatgcagataacgctGAAAAAagtctttatttcaaggatacaatAAAAATAACTTGGATAAAACAGAactctcaccggtgaactcagtcacaaacaaaagacgaaccaacactgaacacaggacgagactaaatacagggaggggtaatcacaagacgagaaacagccgggcaggggaggagaaacacaagggcgacaggtgaacacaatcagacaactagacacaccagggaaactaacgacaggggaaaacacaggaagaaagaccagacaatacacaaggaggaaaatacccataaacagacatacaaaactacaaacgtgacaaatcCTAAGAATCCTGACAGTAAGCTGTACATCTTCTACTTGAACACtttttaaatgcatgtttttgGCCCCTGGTATACCCGTTCAGTCAGAAATTAACATAGTAATCTGGGTGCGATAACATAGTAATATGGGTGCAATAAAAGGGTAATATGGGTACAATACAATGTAATATGGGTGCAATAAAAGTGTAATGTGAgtgtaataacagtgtaatGTGGGTGTAATAATAGTGTGACATGGGTGTACTAATGCATAATATGGATGTAATAACAGTGTAATGTAGAAAATAGCAAGCAATTAGTTGGTAATTAAGGCTTAAGATGGACCACTACTTAGAATGAGGCATAACGGAGCCCGTCTCTGGAGGTACTAGCTATGGCTCGATCTAGCTGCCTCCTGAGGTGAAGTCGTCTCTCCCACCATTTCTTTTTCGGCTTTTTGGGAAGCATCTGAAGAAAAAAGTATGTATTATATCTTTGCTTTCTGATTTAAATGAATTGAATAGCAATCTGAATACAGCTAGCCAGTGAAAGTGTGGTCCAACATTTTCGTTTGTTATCAAACTCACAGAGTACTATCGGCTGTGCTTTTAAAAACTGTAAAGTTTAAAGACAGATGTCATCTTAAGGAAGATATCAGGGTGTTTAAACCCTAACCGAGGTGttggaaaaaaaaaattgaatacaggaaaacaattgtgtccTCCTGCTTATAATAGCATCAGATATTTTCTTCTACTCCAAGAGATAgatgaaatatttattttacactCATGTCTGTGTTTAACACAACAGCTAGAACTGCAAGACTATCTAAGTTTAGCATACATTCTGGAACCAGCCACAACCTCAAAGACCTAGACAGCATCAGTACATttaaaaatcaaatcaaaacttCTCACACCCAAGTCATCGCTGCTGTTTCCAAAGAAATTGTTTCTGTAATGCTTATAATGTCTTTAGATAAAAAAGCCCTGGTTTTCAAAAGGGGGTAAGTAGGATAAAACCGCTAGCCTAGTTATTATTTGCATTTTCCCCAAGACTTCAATACTTATGCCTGTTTTTGACGGAGCTAAAACTGCAACATTAGCTTAACTTAGCATAAAGTCTGTAGCTGTTTACACCTACTCATGTTCAAACTAATATAATATCCTAAAATGTGAATTGAAAGTAGAGCAGTCATAACTGCAGCTGCCTTTTCTCTCTGATTCGCCGCTGGATCTCCTCCTCCAGTGTGCTGATCCTACATATGCCCTCTGCTTCTTTTTGGAGCAACACcttctccagtttgtcatgctcACCATCTCTGCCACGCTGTTCTCCTTCTCCGTCAGCTCCGTCTGGTAGGTTTCTTCCAGGGCCTCGTATTTACTGTCTGCGGATGCTCTCATTTGATCAATCAAGCTGGAGATGAGACCTCCTTTTGATTCAATATTCTCTTCCAGCTCTTTAAATCTCGCCTGCCACGCTTCCTTTGATTCCCTTAATGTTGTGGCAGGTTCCTCCTCTGTGCCTCGGACCACCTCTCTCCAGTGATCCACAGTGGCAGAACTCTCCTGTATCTGAATGCTGAAACGTTCTTGAAGAGATGTGATttctctctctgcttctcttCTGCTTTCCAAGAGCTCCTCCTTCAGATGGTGGATGTTTGAATGAGCATCCGGCAGCTTCATCTTTAAGCTTGTCTTCTCTTTATTAAagtcctccttctccatcttaGCCTGGGGCTGAAGGTCAAACAGTTCCTCAAAGGCTTCAGAGGTGCTGTCATCCTTCATCGTCAGCTTGGCATTTTCTTCCTTCAGGTGGTCGATGTGTGACTGAAGAACCGACAGCTCCGTCCTCAAGCTCTTCTTCTCTTTATTAAAGTCCTCCTCCATGTGATTTACCTTGGCCTCCATCTCTGTCTTGGCCTGGGTATGAAGGCCCATTAGTTCTTTGAGGGCTTCAGAGATGCTGTCATCCTTCATCGTCAGCTTGGCATTTTCTTCCTTCAGGTGGTCGATGTGTGACCGAGCATCCAACAGCTCCGTCCCTAAGCTACTAATTTCTTCCAGCCGTTGGCAGCTCAGATCCGACCATGTTGTCTTCTCTTTTTTAAAGTCCTCCTCCATCTCATTTATCTTGGCCTCCATTGCCTCCTTCTCCTCATTGGCCTGGGTCTGAAAGCCCATCAGCTCCTCCAAGGCTTCAGAGGTGCTGACTTGCTTCAGTGCCATCTTGGCAATTTCTTCCCTCAAGGCGACTTCCTCAAGGCTCTGCTTCTTGAGCTTCTCCTCAGCGTAGAGAAGAACTTGATCCAGAGGCTGCAGCAAGGATTTAGGAGACATGGCAAGATGTTCTCCATTGTTGTGACCCTGCACAACATCTGTATGTGCAGATGCAAACATCGGCGCATGCCACGAGCCAACAGAGGGCTGAGAGCTTTTCTGTTTGGGAAAATTAACAATATGATCAGCAATAAATTGACATCATTTAAGCCAAGAAACATATGCACAGACTTTTAACATAATATTATATAACATTCACTTATAATATGTTCAAGACCCTTTAACGAACACTTTATCTGGGATTCACTTCATTGTTCAGAACATGGTAGGAGAAAAACCAAAAGACCAAAAGAAAATATAATTCTATGTTGTGTCCATATTATCATTCAACCTCTTTGTTCACACCATGTTAATGCAGCCCAGCGTTGTCTGTACGTATTGGGGATATCAACACCATCAGATTATTCAAGAAATTATGACTTTTGTGTGTCTGTAAAACAGTCGTCCGTTTGGCCGCGTGTGTTAGTTtacagctaatttccatctgcagtcctTAATAACATAAGTGTATTGATTTTCAGCTAAAAAGGTTACTGTAGGTTacgttttttcaacaacagcaGACAGCAGTGGTCGTATGAATTGTAGTTGAAATGTTCTTACCTGCAAGAGTCGCTCTCCGTGGAAGGATAGGAAAGATATTACAGAGTGATTGTGTCTGAATGGCGTTCTGTCGGCCATCTCGGTTTTGAGATATTTATCCGTGAAAGGGTCAATATTAGAAGAGAATAAATATTGTATTCAGTAATGGGTTCCCACTTTTCCAGAAATCGGAGATAACAACTATGAGAGCAGgaatttcaatatttgtttctgtaaataaactcaaatgctgACACAATTCAGCTCTCCACACAGACAGCGAGTAGACGCTTAAGGCTGACTAAAAAACTACAAATCGTTCCTCTTGTGTTAGAATCTCACTTTGCacctaatgtaatgtaatgcacctTGTCTGTCAACAGATGTGAACaactgtctcccagtgttcctcTGCCTTCTGAGACCAAAGCCAGGCGCCCTCTGTGACACTCTATGTTCTAGAACAGGTTCTAGAATCCCTGTCAcggaattatgcaaatgagggaATGCCTGTGTTCCGTTAAACACCAGACAGCTGATAGAGATCAAGAGTTCCAAATCACTGACTACGAACTCTGACATTCAAACAACTCAAAGCTAGCATTGCATTTATCGATTCATTCAAGTTCTGAATGCAACAAGGACATCAAGAAACTGTGATCCCTACTGTGTGAACTCTGATTCAACCATACGTCACTAATCCGATAGTGTCTTCACACTGTACCTTGGACATTTATATTGAATTGAAAATGCTATTTCTTGCACACTTGATGTGAATGATATTCTATGATTAAATGTTGAGCTGTAAATTGGCGCTTCATAGTGTATATGACAGATAGtctacagatatatatatatatctttcacTGTCAATATGCATATATTTTGAGTTACattttatgttgtattttgaaaagtgtatatttactgtttatgtttgtttattttatactCTTTTCATTTACACATTATGTGCAATACCTGTGTTGTTAGCCAAGAAGCAATTGTTCATCTGTATTCCCTGGACAGATGTTTTAAGTCACgctaaaaacaaattaaatgtaaaGGTCCCATGTGAAGCTTTTCCGGTGAttccccgtccccttgtgtgttatgaaggttgttatgcatgtagacggtctgcagagtcacaaaccctcaaagtgcaccctgtagggagtacaactctaacacagagaagacctgtctgctgccccagaacgcctcgttggacatttctctttgtccattgttttcttactgggtacagtgacgtgcccatactcaaatggacccattggtcctaattgaccaatccgcggacttcctcacacactcaatcttttctcagctgcagctccgccgatttctcctcccttaGACGGCGGGAtgcggcgaggctgtgagtcggtgtgtgagcacacacacaaactcccagccaggctgcgggtgtgtgtgtgttcgggctgggttttgctatgtctcgctgtctcgcagacggccactgggctcatagggaggaggggcaggagctccaacaagccgtttaggacagagtgaatacacagactatacagagatgctgtgtgagaaaccaatgtgagtttggaaaagttcacaatataaatctattttagtatacctcaacaatggaattatgatcagtagaattggacatgacatgggacctttaaagtaacaagtaaatacaatcagtaaaaacatgcaacatacactgtaaaaacaaacatacgTACATATTACATAGCAAGAAGACAGCAGCAAGTTAAGGCAGAGGCATTACAGGCAGCCAGGGTGTTGGAAAGTCATttgtaacaaagtattttttACAGTGGTATTGTACTTATAGTTACCTGTTAATACTTCACCCACCACTGATAGTGCACACTGCATAATCACTCCAAGCATAGGAGGACATTACAATTAAAGACTACAGTTAAAAcatatttgtgtttttcttaaacataataataaatgagCTGATGCTTTGGCACTGGCACCTTCAACACTGTGATTAAATATCATTGTTGGACATTACACAAACGCTCCATGAAACTGCACATCAGACTGAAGCAGCTGAGAAAAGCAATATTATGTATTCCATGTATGTATTATTCCAGTAAAATAGTAGATGTACTGTATCATCTTTATTATTCGTCTGTGTATTCTTGGcaataaaaacatattgttAAATCAAAAGAAAGTCCCTCCTGATTGAAGTAATGTTGATCAGTATCTCCTGATGTGTCAGTAATATGCAGTTATTGTCAGGACCTCGACACAAACTGatgaacccaaatgcacgacccagagacaaagtcttgaatgtaaaacattttaattttaatttcacAGATCAGGTAATCCCTCTCAACAGAGTAGGTTCTGGAAATAACAAAAGGCGCTCCAAAGAGGAAAAAAACTAGGCATAACAAAAAGagaacctatcatgcaaaatgcacttttatacgtcttttatacatgaatatgtgtccccggtgtgtcagggaactcaccaagtgtcagaaaacacaaccctctctcttttcctccgtacccaaatctctaaaaacggggctgcaacggatctgatacagactgatccagatttgaaatatctctgatgtcagaaacgaggagctccgccatatgggcaactctccacctatcaggagaatggatgtataataagaactggatacagcgtgggaggcggggcctcgttcattcctatgagagttgctcattagcgcatgatgataaaatggcccaacttttgagagagcgaaacgtcacagattacccggcatgcctgagaagtacccgtatgtgcgctcatagcgcatgcgcaactttagcaccgcacgttcatgacagcatggtaatggattgttattatgatggatttgatattaacgaggcggcagttagcagctagcggctagctagtaattatgctaatgttacatcaatcgttatgtacttatattacgctgtaacaggatctagtgatatccaagcaacagagcttcatttagcatgaaagaatgattgcactgtgtatatatatatatacttagaataataagtaatattaactttatttaatacaacatttacggtacaagatgtaatcatacagcccatgtagtatgataatgaattacagcaaacatgtgcaatatatccattattacagctccgtgggatggcagtaagacgatatgggtgcgttcttattgtgcatccatgggtaaagatgaacgcaactcacattggtttctcaaacagcatctctgtaaactacgtggattcactgaatttcactctctgcctttaacggatcGTTGTaactccaatagctccagcccccaccctccctgtgagcacagtgtgctctgattggtcgggacacgtaacatgaacgtgccgggcggcgcggtcccgtgggttagatgcgcgttcataatgcagagggaaataactctcagaataacgttattagcacatttttacaacttgaggaacgaatgtttttaataagggctatacaagtgttaacactgggtagtttatttcgttttaaaaaaattatccaacgatttacagaccactctttccccatgtaagtcaatggaaaaaagtgtttccgggcctggcaaccaaacggaagtgtagtaccgccgttcggccagcacgaatattttcatctgagtccggcgcacttcctgggggcttgatcaggaggagacagccacggccattgccgttcgaaagcgctggagacgctgtagtacatatgccaggcctgtaggtggcgctgtagtctgccacaaaagcagcgaagaagacttcccgtgcatggttgccatggttgcccttctgtttattctccgctgtggctcttttctttcttttcttttcttttctggcTCTATTTTCTttgataatcctgagggctttcttcctgagccgctgggagaaaagatcctccatggatggcagctccgtcctggtgatgttctgtgcagttttcacctTTGGAATTCTttggatttatttaaatatgtgtTTAGAATTATATTTGTTGACTGAAAAAGTCACATGTCATTCTGTTAGATTTAGACATTTCCTTTGGGTTCTAGAAACAAAACCTTTGTTGTTCTGAAATATTTTTTAGA belongs to Pseudochaenichthys georgianus chromosome 14, fPseGeo1.2, whole genome shotgun sequence and includes:
- the LOC117458885 gene encoding myosin heavy chain, clone 203-like, which encodes MADRTPFRHNHSVISFLSFHGERLLQKSSQPSVGSWHAPMFASAHTDVVQGHNNGEHLAMSPKSLLQPLDQVLLYAEEKLKKQSLEEVALREEIAKMALKQVSTSEALEELMGFQTQANEEKEAMEAKINEMEEDFKKEKTTWSDLSCQRLEEISSLGTELLDARSHIDHLKEENAKLTMKDDSISEALKELMGLHTQAKTEMEAKVNHMEEDFNKEKKSLRTELSVLQSHIDHLKEENAKLTMKDDSTSEAFEELFDLQPQAKMEKEDFNKEKTSLKMKLPDAHSNIHHLKEELLESRREAEREITSLQERFSIQIQESSATVDHWREVVRGTEEEPATTLRESKEAWQARFKELEENIESKGGLISSLIDQMRASADSKYEALEETYQTELTEKENSVAEMMLPKKPKKKWWERRLHLRRQLDRAIASTSRDGLRYASF